From the genome of Rhineura floridana isolate rRhiFlo1 chromosome 7, rRhiFlo1.hap2, whole genome shotgun sequence, one region includes:
- the LOC133388423 gene encoding uncharacterized protein LOC133388423: MSELKSPSDIAPGMRRDDPIKGEASPMVKAVPGRIPAVTSTPRPVKVKRHRKGCLHLFEPLSYCGKGQKQFLAANLGGLGQLIAKKIPPDKKDAGLQQGAAIAYQLEDQTFSWEEEQGQPSQGVEWCAVWAVSTGETRVSLHVYISPWAKSKEVKKWAEEEGVASLIERTSGLKQQIKLLTVRSDWKHWKGRNLEEASHLLSQRGLLGGGSPMERLVNPPSLQEVGGHMWLNRRPAACCQGNTTVRGRGILAPCLWPKKSA; this comes from the coding sequence ATGAGTGAGTTAAAATCCCCCAGTGACATTGCCCCTGGGATGCGCCGTGATGATCCCATAAAGGGAGAAGCAAGTCCTATGGTGAAGGCAGTCCCTGGGCGCATTCCAGCTGTAACAAGCACCCCACGCCCTGTGAAGGTTAAAAGGCACAGGAAGGGTTGTCTACATTTGTTTGAGCCCCTGAGTTATTGTGGAAAAGGGCAAAAGCAATTTCTCGCTGCCAACCTGGGAGGGTTGGGCCAGCTAATTGCAAAGAAGATTCCCCCCGATAAGAAGGACGCTGGCTTGCAGCAGGGAGCAGCCATTGCCTACCAGCTGGAAGACCAAACTTTCTCTTGGGAAGAAGAGCAAGGTCAGCCAAGTCAGGGGGTGGAATGGTGTGCTGTTTGGGCAGTGAGCACAGGTGAGACAAGAGTGTCCCTGCATGTCTACATAAGCCCCTGGGCAAAGAGTAAAGAAGTAAAGAAATGGGCAGAAGAGGAAGGGGTGGCTTCCCTAATCGAAAGAACCAGCGGTCTGAAACAGCAAATCAAACTTCTGACAGTCAGGTCGGATTGGAAGCACTGGAAAGGAAGAAACCTGGAAGAAGCCAGCCATCTACTCAGTCAGAGAGGGCTCCTGGGGGGAGGGTCACCCATGGAGCGGCTGGTGAATCCTCCTTCGCTTCAGGAAGTAGGGGGGCACATGTGGCTCAACAGAAGACCTGCTGCGTGCTGCCAAGGAAACACCACTGTTCGTGGAAGAGGAATCCTGGCACCCTGCCTGTGGCCGAAGAAATCAGCTTGA